In one Methanobrevibacter arboriphilus genomic region, the following are encoded:
- the glmU gene encoding bifunctional sugar-1-phosphate nucleotidylyltransferase/acetyltransferase, with the protein MKAIILSAGEGTRMRPLTLTRPKTMLPVAGKPIIQYNIESLRDSGVTDILLIVNYKEDMVRNYFKDGKDLGVNITYKKQEELSGTANAIGYGENFVDDEFIVLNGDIILDTALLMNIIEEYYKNNPDTLMVLTEVEDPTLFGVVEIKENIVNEIIEKPSIDEAPSNYVNTGIYIFNKDIFEKISKTKKSSRGEYEITDSLAMQIDDGKTIWGFKSNKKWLDVGRPWELIEINEYFLEEITTNIKGKVEPGAHIHGNIHLGEGSVIRSGVYIMGSVYIGEDCDIGPNCYIRGSTYLGNNVNVGNAVEIKNSIIMDDTNVNHLSYVGDSVIGSNCNIAAGTNVANLRFDNETVKTTIKDEKIDSGRRKLGAIFGDSVKTGINSSFSPGVKVGCNSSVGSDVLLYEDLDSDKVVLVKQEHIISNKKEDK; encoded by the coding sequence TTGAAAGCTATAATTTTAAGCGCAGGGGAAGGAACAAGAATGAGGCCGTTAACACTTACTAGGCCGAAGACAATGCTTCCAGTAGCAGGTAAACCTATTATACAATATAATATTGAGTCTTTAAGAGATAGTGGGGTTACTGATATTCTTTTAATTGTAAATTATAAGGAAGATATGGTTAGAAATTATTTCAAGGATGGAAAAGACCTTGGAGTCAATATAACTTATAAAAAACAAGAAGAATTGTCTGGAACTGCCAATGCTATTGGTTATGGTGAAAATTTTGTTGATGATGAATTTATAGTTTTGAATGGGGATATAATACTTGACACTGCTCTTTTAATGAATATTATAGAGGAATATTATAAAAATAATCCTGATACTTTAATGGTTTTAACAGAAGTTGAAGATCCAACTCTTTTTGGTGTTGTTGAAATTAAAGAGAATATAGTTAATGAAATAATTGAAAAACCATCCATTGATGAAGCACCAAGTAACTATGTTAATACTGGGATTTATATATTTAATAAAGATATCTTTGAAAAAATATCAAAAACAAAAAAATCTTCAAGGGGAGAATATGAGATTACTGATTCATTAGCTATGCAAATTGATGATGGCAAAACTATTTGGGGATTTAAATCTAATAAAAAATGGCTCGATGTTGGACGCCCTTGGGAGCTAATTGAAATTAATGAATATTTTTTAGAAGAAATTACTACTAATATTAAAGGTAAAGTAGAGCCTGGTGCTCATATTCATGGTAATATTCATCTTGGTGAAGGTAGTGTGATTAGATCTGGAGTTTACATAATGGGCTCTGTTTATATCGGAGAAGATTGTGATATTGGTCCAAATTGTTATATTAGAGGAAGTACTTATCTTGGTAATAATGTTAATGTTGGTAATGCTGTTGAGATAAAAAATTCAATAATAATGGATGATACTAATGTTAATCATTTAAGTTATGTTGGTGATTCTGTTATTGGATCTAATTGTAATATAGCTGCTGGTACAAATGTAGCTAACTTAAGATTTGATAATGAAACTGTTAAAACAACAATAAAAGATGAAAAAATTGATAGTGGTAGACGTAAGCTTGGTGCAATTTTTGGTGATTCTGTTAAAACTGGAATTAACTCAAGTTTCAGTCCTGGGGTGAAAGTTGGTTGTAATTCTTCTGTTGGTTCTGATGTTTTACTTTATGAAGATCTTGATTCTGATAAAGTTGTTTTAGTAAAACAAGAACATATAATTTCTAATAAAAAAGAAGATAAGTAG
- the glmM gene encoding phosphoglucosamine mutase, whose amino-acid sequence MPVNTKNNKKLFGTSGIRGKIGEEVTSNLALNVAKALATYLGGTGNVVLGYDTRTTNKMLDNAITAGLLESGVNVLKIGMVPTPLVGYAVKTLNADAGIMITASHNPSQYNGIKIWNSNGMAYTPSQEREIENIYYSKEFKEASWDNIGTIYHDKEIKQKYINNLLSIVDIKPGLKVVIDCASGAGSELSPLIFRMAGCEVVTVNSQIDGFFPGRNPEPNEANLGDLMKVVIATGADLGIAHDGDADRMIAIDENGRVGDFDKLLAIISGYMAEKYGKNDLKVITTVDAGICLDESLDHVNGNIIRTKVGDVNVAESIIEENAIFGGEPSGTWLHPDFCMCPDGILSGLRMAEIVSKKGYLSKLLDNIPNYSNIREKINCSKEDKIKVMENMEKLLTTSFDDVVDVNTIDGVRLTFSDDSWVLVRPSGTEDYIRVTLEAKTIENANLIRDVSVKIIKDNLNYKK is encoded by the coding sequence ATGCCTGTTAATACTAAGAATAATAAAAAACTTTTTGGAACTTCTGGAATAAGGGGGAAAATTGGTGAAGAAGTTACATCAAATCTTGCCTTGAATGTTGCAAAAGCATTAGCCACTTATTTAGGTGGGACTGGAAATGTTGTTTTGGGTTATGATACAAGAACAACTAATAAAATGCTTGACAATGCAATTACAGCAGGATTGCTTGAATCAGGAGTCAATGTTTTAAAAATAGGTATGGTTCCAACACCTCTTGTAGGTTATGCTGTTAAAACTTTAAATGCTGATGCAGGAATAATGATTACAGCATCTCATAATCCTTCACAATATAATGGTATTAAAATATGGAATAGTAATGGAATGGCATATACTCCTTCTCAAGAAAGAGAAATAGAAAATATATATTATTCAAAAGAATTTAAAGAAGCTAGTTGGGATAATATTGGAACAATTTATCATGATAAAGAAATTAAACAAAAATATATTAACAATCTTTTGAGCATTGTTGACATTAAACCAGGATTAAAAGTAGTAATTGACTGTGCTTCTGGTGCAGGTTCTGAATTATCTCCATTGATATTTAGAATGGCAGGATGTGAAGTTGTTACTGTAAATTCTCAAATTGATGGATTTTTCCCAGGCAGAAATCCTGAACCAAATGAGGCAAATTTAGGGGATTTAATGAAAGTTGTCATAGCTACTGGGGCTGATTTAGGAATAGCTCATGATGGTGATGCTGATAGAATGATTGCAATAGATGAGAATGGTCGAGTTGGGGATTTCGATAAGCTATTAGCAATAATATCAGGATATATGGCTGAAAAATATGGAAAAAATGATTTAAAGGTTATTACTACTGTTGATGCAGGTATATGTCTCGATGAATCTTTAGATCATGTTAATGGCAATATTATTAGGACAAAAGTCGGTGATGTGAATGTAGCCGAGTCTATAATTGAAGAAAATGCTATATTTGGTGGAGAACCTTCTGGAACATGGCTGCATCCTGATTTTTGTATGTGTCCTGATGGTATTCTTTCAGGTCTTAGGATGGCAGAAATTGTATCAAAAAAAGGTTATCTTTCTAAACTTTTAGATAATATTCCAAATTATTCAAATATTAGGGAAAAAATAAACTGTTCTAAAGAAGATAAAATTAAAGTAATGGAAAATATGGAAAAATTACTAACAACATCTTTTGATGATGTTGTTGATGTTAATACAATTGATGGAGTTAGATTAACATTTTCAGATGATAGTTGGGTTTTAGTTAGACCTTCTGGAACAGAAGATTACATTAGAGTAACTTTAGAGGCTAAAACCATTGAAAATGCAAATTTAATAAGAGATGTTTCGGTTAAAATAATTAAAGATAATTTGAATTATAAAAAATAA
- a CDS encoding 2,3-bisphosphoglycerate-independent phosphoglycerate mutase translates to MKGMILIMDGLGDRPLKDLNGMTPLQAAKTPNMDKMAEKGINGLMDSIKPGIIPGSDTAHISILGYDPYEIYTGRGPFEASGVGVDILPGDIAFRCNFSTADNNKIITDRRAGRIRDGTKDIINTLNEMVIEEYEDVKIIFKESTGHRAVLVLRSEGDESLSDAVSDADPKNEGKPPKIVFPTDDTKEAVRTADILNKVVNKSYEMIKNHPVNQEREKNGEPPANIIVPRGAGAVPEVEPINEKYNLNSVCIAETGLIMGIGRFAGMDIIEVDGATGGTDTNLDNIIDEIVKHATGDEYNFLLINIDGADEAGHDGSFEEKLEFIEKVDKVVIKKLLEIEDCYIILTADHSTPISRMDHTADPVPIIINGPEVRIDNVNEFNEIEAHKGGLCRIRGSDVMDILMDLMNNSSKFGA, encoded by the coding sequence ATGAAAGGAATGATTTTAATAATGGATGGACTTGGAGATCGTCCATTAAAAGATTTAAATGGAATGACTCCATTACAAGCAGCTAAAACTCCAAACATGGATAAAATGGCTGAAAAAGGTATTAATGGATTAATGGATTCTATTAAACCGGGTATAATTCCTGGAAGTGATACTGCCCATATTTCAATACTTGGTTATGATCCTTATGAGATTTACACTGGAAGAGGTCCTTTTGAAGCTTCTGGTGTTGGTGTTGATATTTTACCTGGGGATATAGCATTCAGATGTAATTTTTCAACAGCTGATAATAATAAAATAATTACTGATAGGCGTGCTGGAAGAATAAGAGATGGAACAAAAGATATTATTAATACTCTTAATGAAATGGTTATTGAAGAGTATGAAGATGTGAAAATTATTTTTAAAGAGTCTACTGGTCATAGAGCAGTTCTTGTTCTTCGATCTGAAGGTGATGAGTCTCTTTCAGATGCAGTTTCAGATGCAGATCCTAAAAATGAAGGAAAACCCCCAAAAATAGTTTTTCCAACTGATGATACTAAAGAAGCTGTTAGAACCGCAGATATTTTAAATAAAGTTGTTAATAAATCATATGAAATGATTAAAAATCATCCTGTTAACCAAGAAAGAGAAAAAAATGGTGAACCTCCTGCGAATATAATTGTACCTAGAGGTGCTGGTGCAGTACCTGAAGTTGAACCTATAAATGAAAAATATAATCTTAATTCTGTATGTATTGCAGAAACTGGACTTATTATGGGTATAGGAAGGTTTGCAGGTATGGATATTATTGAAGTTGATGGAGCAACTGGTGGAACAGACACTAACCTTGATAATATTATTGATGAGATTGTTAAACATGCAACTGGTGATGAATATAATTTTTTACTTATAAATATTGATGGTGCAGATGAAGCTGGTCATGATGGTAGTTTTGAAGAGAAATTGGAATTTATAGAGAAAGTTGATAAAGTTGTCATAAAAAAATTGTTAGAAATTGAAGATTGTTATATAATATTGACTGCAGATCATTCCACTCCGATTTCTAGAATGGATCATACTGCAGATCCAGTTCCAATAATTATTAATGGTCCTGAAGTCAGAATTGATAATGTAAATGAGTTTAATGAAATAGAAGCTCATAAAGGAGGACTTTGCAGAATACGTGGTTCTGATGTTATGGACATTTTAATGGATTTGATGAATAATTCTTCTAAATTTGGAGCTTAA
- a CDS encoding TIGR00297 family protein: MEETLMINWGYVVLLLLVGAFTYNRKALDLWGTLAMVIMGIIIIFSAGISWLLLILIFLILSLVATRQSKYYKQNLGIYEGKRTAKNVISNGVVAFIMAAFGGYYLPLVGGFIGAIATATADTLASEIGILQRPRLITTMRKVDPGTDGAISVLGTLVGIIGAAIIGIAAFFLGIISDPVLSLKIAVISGTVGCFMDSILGAVFERRNFINNEHVNLLATITGALVGIISTL; encoded by the coding sequence ATGGAAGAGACCTTAATGATAAATTGGGGGTATGTAGTTTTGCTTCTATTAGTGGGAGCTTTCACCTATAATCGAAAGGCTTTAGATTTATGGGGAACTCTTGCTATGGTTATTATGGGTATTATAATAATATTTTCTGCAGGTATCAGCTGGTTACTTCTAATATTAATTTTCTTAATTTTAAGTCTTGTTGCTACAAGACAGAGTAAATATTATAAACAGAATTTAGGAATATATGAAGGTAAAAGAACTGCAAAAAATGTTATTTCTAATGGTGTTGTAGCCTTCATAATGGCTGCATTTGGAGGCTATTATCTTCCACTTGTAGGGGGTTTTATAGGAGCTATTGCTACTGCTACTGCTGATACATTAGCAAGTGAGATTGGAATACTTCAAAGACCACGCCTTATAACTACAATGAGAAAAGTTGATCCTGGAACTGATGGTGCGATTTCTGTCCTTGGTACATTGGTGGGGATAATTGGTGCAGCTATAATTGGTATTGCTGCATTTTTTTTAGGCATAATATCTGATCCTGTTCTTTCTTTAAAAATCGCAGTTATTTCTGGTACTGTCGGTTGTTTTATGGATAGTATACTTGGAGCAGTTTTTGAAAGAAGAAATTTCATAAACAATGAGCATGTTAATCTTTTAGCTACTATAACTGGGGCATTAGTTGGTATAATTTCAACTTTGTGA
- a CDS encoding 30S ribosomal protein S3ae — MAKAKRRRARDTWKEKSWYTIKTPVAFGDKEIGETPSRDPDFLIGRGVEVTMRELTGDFSKQYIKLKFEVDNVAGDIANTKFTGHKVTTDYVRSMIRRGTSRIDTHVVIKTKDDHKMKLHVLAITTRRSKSSQQKFMRETITGLVQKLASERSYEDVIETSVNGRMASEIYHRAKKIYPLKRVEIIKSKVLD, encoded by the coding sequence ATGGCAAAGGCAAAAAGAAGAAGAGCACGTGATACATGGAAAGAAAAATCTTGGTATACAATTAAAACTCCTGTGGCATTTGGAGATAAAGAAATTGGGGAAACTCCTTCTAGAGATCCTGATTTTTTAATAGGTAGGGGTGTAGAAGTCACTATGAGGGAATTAACTGGTGATTTTTCTAAACAATACATAAAATTAAAGTTTGAAGTTGATAATGTAGCTGGAGATATAGCTAATACTAAATTCACTGGTCATAAGGTAACAACTGATTATGTAAGAAGTATGATTAGAAGAGGAACAAGTAGAATTGATACTCATGTTGTTATTAAGACTAAAGACGATCATAAAATGAAACTTCATGTTTTAGCTATAACTACAAGAAGGTCTAAATCTTCCCAACAAAAGTTCATGAGAGAAACAATCACTGGGCTTGTTCAAAAATTAGCAAGCGAAAGAAGCTATGAAGATGTAATTGAAACTTCTGTTAATGGAAGAATGGCTTCTGAGATATATCATAGGGCTAAAAAGATCTATCCTCTTAAAAGAGTAGAAATTATTAAAAGTAAAGTATTAGATTAA
- a CDS encoding flavodoxin family protein, which yields MKCIIIYESIHHNNTEKVAKVIADEIGGELVNVRDFNKKYKNLDEYDLVGFGSGIYYGKIHKNIKNFIDTTEHMDNQKSFIFTTSGRSKSSFNEKFKDFLNSRGFNVIADFNCKGFDTFGPLKIVGGINKDHPNEDDLNDAKKFAKSLK from the coding sequence ATGAAGTGTATTATTATATATGAATCAATACATCATAATAATACTGAGAAAGTAGCTAAAGTAATTGCAGATGAAATTGGTGGGGAATTAGTAAATGTGAGGGATTTTAATAAGAAGTACAAAAATCTGGATGAATATGATTTAGTTGGTTTTGGTTCTGGTATATATTATGGGAAAATTCATAAAAACATTAAAAATTTTATTGATACTACTGAACATATGGATAATCAGAAAAGTTTTATTTTTACTACAAGTGGTAGGAGTAAAAGTAGCTTCAATGAAAAGTTTAAAGATTTTTTAAATTCCAGAGGTTTTAATGTCATAGCTGATTTTAATTGTAAAGGTTTTGACACTTTTGGCCCACTTAAAATTGTTGGAGGTATAAATAAGGATCATCCTAATGAAGATGATTTGAATGATGCAAAAAAATTTGCAAAGTCTTTAAAATAA
- a CDS encoding NifB/NifX family molybdenum-iron cluster-binding protein, whose protein sequence is MRIAVASSDGKNVDLHFGKARSICIFDFDEEGNNKKFIEKRSVEFNPGEKHQWMKTLNAIGDCDVVICVQAGFKSKFGIEESGIKLVEDEGSIDEALNRYIDHYKFMKTPI, encoded by the coding sequence ATGAGAATTGCTGTTGCTTCATCTGATGGAAAAAATGTTGATCTTCATTTTGGAAAAGCTAGATCTATATGTATTTTTGATTTTGATGAAGAAGGGAATAATAAAAAATTTATTGAAAAAAGATCTGTTGAATTTAACCCTGGAGAAAAACATCAGTGGATGAAGACTTTGAATGCAATTGGGGATTGTGACGTGGTTATTTGTGTTCAAGCAGGATTTAAATCAAAATTTGGAATTGAAGAATCTGGTATAAAACTTGTTGAAGATGAGGGTTCAATTGATGAAGCTTTAAATCGTTATATTGACCATTATAAGTTTATGAAGACTCCAATATAA
- a CDS encoding flavodoxin family protein, which yields MADVILLSGSPRKNSNTVEVLEVCADEIEKGGLSTEILSLRGMQIQSCIACNKCIEKGNCVLKDGLDEIIEKIRKADGFIPAAPVYFGTARGDIMAALQRIGKVSRGTDQFLSWMVGGPIAVARRGGQTLTLQEMAMVFPINNMIMVGSNYWNMVFALEEGTANGDEEGIGTIKLFAENVAKLINKIRD from the coding sequence ATGGCAGATGTAATTTTATTAAGTGGAAGTCCTAGGAAAAATAGTAATACTGTTGAAGTTTTAGAAGTATGTGCTGATGAAATAGAAAAAGGTGGATTAAGTACTGAGATTTTATCCCTTCGTGGAATGCAAATTCAGTCTTGTATAGCTTGTAATAAATGTATAGAAAAGGGGAATTGTGTTTTAAAAGATGGACTTGATGAAATCATTGAAAAAATAAGAAAAGCTGATGGGTTCATCCCCGCAGCCCCTGTTTATTTTGGGACAGCTAGAGGGGATATAATGGCTGCTCTTCAAAGAATTGGGAAAGTTTCTCGTGGAACTGATCAATTTCTTTCATGGATGGTTGGTGGTCCAATAGCTGTAGCTAGAAGAGGTGGTCAGACTTTAACTCTTCAAGAAATGGCAATGGTTTTCCCTATAAACAATATGATCATGGTAGGTTCAAACTATTGGAATATGGTTTTTGCACTTGAAGAAGGTACTGCTAATGGTGATGAAGAAGGTATTGGAACAATAAAATTATTTGCCGAAAATGTTGCTAAATTAATTAATAAAATTAGAGATTAA
- a CDS encoding DUF2178 domain-containing protein: protein MITLIPTIRYYKELDKFFKSRNGEIIEDERTQYIDERASLPAFGSVMGIIIYVAIAIFTLRNIYPQYTPMSYAFFFTAIIGIIIFLISRIYFKRKYSE, encoded by the coding sequence ATGATAACACTCATACCAACAATTAGATATTATAAAGAACTAGATAAATTCTTTAAAAGCAGAAATGGAGAAATAATTGAAGATGAAAGAACACAATATATTGATGAAAGAGCTTCACTTCCAGCTTTTGGATCAGTAATGGGAATAATTATATATGTAGCAATAGCTATTTTTACTCTCAGAAACATATACCCACAATATACTCCAATGTCATATGCATTCTTTTTTACAGCAATCATAGGAATTATAATATTTTTAATAAGTAGAATCTATTTTAAACGAAAATATAGTGAGTAA
- a CDS encoding helix-turn-helix transcriptional regulator produces the protein MKNRIKEFRAIHDTTQEELAKQLQVSRQTILAIEKDKYDPSLKLAFKIAKFFKVSVEELFIDK, from the coding sequence ATGAAAAATAGAATAAAAGAATTCAGAGCGATACATGACACTACTCAGGAAGAATTAGCTAAACAACTACAAGTATCAAGACAAACAATCTTAGCTATTGAAAAGGATAAATATGATCCATCACTAAAACTAGCATTTAAAATAGCTAAATTCTTTAAAGTTTCTGTAGAAGAACTATTCATAGATAAGTAA
- the mtnP gene encoding S-methyl-5'-thioadenosine phosphorylase, which translates to MIGIIGGSGVYDITKEVDNVEKKIIMTPYGESAEISLFKIGENDVAFMPRHSGDHSSPPHKINYRANIWGLHNLGVKQIIATNAVGSLDEKIHPGSLVIVDDFIDFTFRREKTFYDDAVVHIDVTEPYCNRLRSQIIANKSVVTDGDFVEVGVYVCNEGPRFESPAEVRMLQTLGGDVVGMTGLPEAVLAREKEICYASICLVSNYGASISPNKLTMDEVFEIMEVKGQELINLIYKTVESMDREYDCHCSSALDGAGV; encoded by the coding sequence ATGATAGGTATTATTGGTGGTAGTGGTGTTTATGACATTACAAAAGAAGTTGATAATGTTGAAAAGAAAATAATCATGACTCCGTATGGTGAGTCTGCAGAAATTTCTCTTTTTAAAATTGGGGAAAATGATGTAGCATTTATGCCAAGACACTCTGGAGATCACAGTTCACCTCCTCATAAAATCAATTATCGTGCAAATATTTGGGGACTTCATAACTTAGGTGTTAAACAAATCATAGCTACAAATGCAGTAGGCTCTTTAGATGAAAAAATTCATCCTGGTTCATTAGTGATAGTTGATGACTTTATTGATTTTACTTTTAGAAGAGAAAAAACATTTTATGATGATGCTGTTGTTCATATTGATGTTACAGAACCTTATTGTAATAGGCTGAGGTCTCAAATTATAGCTAATAAATCAGTTGTTACTGATGGTGACTTTGTAGAAGTGGGAGTTTATGTTTGTAATGAAGGTCCACGATTTGAAAGTCCTGCCGAGGTAAGAATGCTTCAAACTTTAGGTGGGGATGTTGTAGGGATGACTGGTCTTCCTGAAGCAGTATTAGCTAGAGAAAAAGAAATATGTTATGCTAGTATTTGTCTTGTTTCTAATTATGGGGCTTCTATTTCTCCAAATAAGTTAACAATGGATGAAGTTTTTGAAATAATGGAAGTTAAAGGACAAGAACTTATTAACCTTATTTATAAAACTGTTGAATCAATGGATAGAGAATATGATTGTCATTGTTCATCTGCTTTAGATGGTGCTGGAGTTTAA
- a CDS encoding RtcB family protein — MSINKNIKENITEIRPNVWEIPSNFKREMKVPGRFYLEKDALSSLEEGAIEQITNVACLPGIQKFAIGLPDIHFGYGFPIGGVGAFSVRTGVVSPGGVGFDINCGVRMVRTNLTEKDIKPKMKEIVDKLFVNVPSGVGSKGKIRLKNNEIDNVLDFGAEWAVENEYGWEEDLNFLEENGRMLDADSSKVSDKAKKRGIPQLGSLGSGNHFLEVQKIDEIFNEEVAKTFNLEPGTITIMVHSGSRGCGHQVCSDHLRAMDKAYKKHNLNIPDRQLACAPIDSIEAENYFRAMAAAANYAWANRQMMVHWVRETFEGIFNQSAEDMEMSVIYDVAHNIAKKEVHNIKNRNQEVMVHRKGATRAFGPGRVEIPNEYRKVGQPVLIPGTMGTASYILHGTDIAMEETFGSTAHGAGRKLSRTGAKKKFTSDEIKADLESKGIHVRANSDPVLAEEAPAAYKDVDQVVRTSDSTGIAKLVAKVVPLAVTKG, encoded by the coding sequence ATGAGTATAAACAAGAATATTAAGGAAAATATTACTGAAATTCGCCCAAATGTTTGGGAGATTCCTAGTAACTTTAAAAGAGAAATGAAAGTCCCTGGTCGCTTTTATTTAGAAAAAGATGCACTTTCTAGTTTAGAAGAGGGGGCTATTGAACAGATAACCAATGTAGCTTGTCTTCCTGGAATACAAAAATTTGCTATTGGTCTTCCTGATATTCATTTTGGTTATGGTTTTCCTATTGGTGGAGTTGGAGCTTTTAGTGTTCGTACTGGGGTAGTTAGTCCTGGTGGAGTTGGATTTGATATTAATTGTGGTGTCAGAATGGTTAGAACAAATTTAACTGAAAAAGATATCAAACCTAAAATGAAAGAGATTGTTGATAAACTTTTTGTTAATGTTCCCTCTGGTGTTGGAAGTAAAGGAAAAATTAGACTAAAAAATAATGAAATTGACAATGTTTTAGACTTTGGGGCTGAATGGGCTGTTGAAAACGAATATGGTTGGGAAGAAGACCTTAATTTTCTTGAAGAAAATGGTAGGATGTTAGATGCTGATTCATCTAAAGTATCTGATAAGGCTAAAAAACGTGGAATCCCCCAACTTGGTTCATTAGGGTCTGGAAATCATTTTTTAGAGGTTCAAAAAATTGATGAAATCTTTAATGAAGAAGTAGCTAAAACTTTTAATCTTGAACCTGGAACAATAACTATTATGGTTCATAGTGGATCTCGTGGATGTGGTCATCAAGTTTGCTCTGATCATCTTCGTGCTATGGATAAGGCATATAAAAAACACAATCTTAATATACCTGACAGACAATTAGCTTGTGCTCCTATTGATTCGATTGAAGCTGAAAATTATTTTAGAGCTATGGCCGCTGCGGCTAATTATGCTTGGGCAAATCGTCAGATGATGGTTCATTGGGTTAGGGAGACTTTTGAAGGAATATTCAACCAGTCTGCTGAAGATATGGAAATGAGTGTTATATATGATGTTGCTCATAATATTGCTAAAAAAGAGGTCCATAATATAAAAAATAGGAATCAAGAAGTTATGGTTCATAGAAAAGGAGCTACTCGTGCTTTTGGTCCAGGTAGAGTTGAAATTCCAAATGAATATAGAAAAGTTGGTCAGCCAGTTTTAATTCCTGGAACTATGGGCACTGCTTCTTATATTCTTCATGGAACTGATATTGCAATGGAAGAAACTTTTGGGTCTACTGCTCATGGTGCTGGAAGGAAATTAAGCCGTACTGGTGCTAAAAAGAAATTTACTAGTGATGAAATAAAAGCTGATCTTGAAAGTAAAGGTATTCATGTGAGGGCTAATTCCGATCCAGTTCTTGCTGAAGAAGCTCCTGCAGCTTATAAAGATGTTGATCAAGTTGTTAGAACATCTGATAGCACTGGAATAGCTAAACTTGTAGCTAAAGTTGTACCATTAGCTGTTACTAAAGGTTAA
- a CDS encoding archease, translating to MIEENRTNHKNIQKKFEFFDVTADIGYWAYGKTLEEAFENSALAMFNVITNVKKVDKKEIKEFNIESEDKISLLYDFLEELLFIHEVNLLLFSNFTVSIEKKNSGDNKFYKLNAIVEGEKIDWKIHERRSEVKAITFHMMEVSCNELCKIRVILDL from the coding sequence ATGATTGAAGAAAATAGAACTAATCATAAAAATATTCAAAAAAAGTTTGAATTTTTCGATGTAACTGCTGACATTGGTTATTGGGCATATGGGAAAACATTAGAGGAAGCTTTTGAAAATTCTGCTTTAGCAATGTTCAATGTTATAACTAATGTTAAAAAAGTAGATAAAAAAGAAATAAAAGAATTTAACATTGAATCTGAGGATAAAATTTCTTTATTATATGATTTCTTAGAAGAATTATTATTTATTCATGAAGTTAACCTTCTTCTTTTTTCAAATTTCACAGTATCTATTGAAAAGAAAAATTCAGGTGATAATAAGTTTTATAAACTCAATGCAATAGTTGAAGGTGAAAAAATAGATTGGAAAATTCATGAAAGAAGAAGTGAGGTTAAAGCAATAACATTTCACATGATGGAAGTTTCATGTAATGAATTATGTAAAATAAGAGTTATTTTGGATTTATAA